In Lactuca sativa cultivar Salinas chromosome 5, Lsat_Salinas_v11, whole genome shotgun sequence, the DNA window gagtcctcttttccgactcgccgagtcggttactaaatcgatcccccggatcctgctccgactcgtggagttcctccctagactcgacgagttgactaatGACTTAGAGCTTTTCATTTCTTTCTTGGTCTTTTTGTAACTGGGTGTTACAGATCAACATCCCTAACTCAAGTCCACCCCCAATTCAAATTGAGGAGTTAATTAACCGAGTTGACGAAGGAGAGTTTCAGATTGTGTTCCTAGAACCCTTACAGGGACTGGGTGGCATATATAGGTTTCAACAAAAAGACTTGATCGATTTGAGGAGTGCTTGTAACAATTCCAAGACACTTCTTGTGATGGATTAGGTATATTTATGTTTCTATTAAACTATATAAGCAtatacaaatataaaaaaaaaaaaaaaaaaaaaaaaaaaaaaaaaaaaaaactgacgaTATATACTTTGATAATCCAGGTTCAATGTGGGTTAGGGTGTAGCGGATCTCTATGGGCACATACAACATTAGGTGTTGAACCGGATGCTATGCTCATTGGCTTTGGAGACGACATTGGGATTAGCGTCATTGTTGTCAACGACTTACTTGCTGACTACATTCATTTTTATCAGCCGGATAAACAATTCATGCCCACACCACGTTGTCTGGATGCCTCGAAGTTGCTTAACATGGTATCCCAACAGGAATACCTGAACAAGGTCGAGAGAAGTGGGAACTATTTGATGGGGTCGTTAACCAAGAACTTGGAAATGCATCATCAGGTTGTGGGCATAAGATCAGTTGGTCTTGTTGCTACTATTCAGCTGAAGGTGAATGCGCATTCACTGATCATTGCATGTCAACAGCTGGGACTTCAATTGGACTTTGGGGGAATACCCAACAGCATTCGGATGATGCCACCTGCTGAGGTAACTGACTAACAAATTGATGAAGCTGTTACAATACTCCAGAAATCCATGATAGTGGTAAGCTACTAGGATGCTTGATTTTGTTTGATCTTGTGGTTTGAGATACATTTGACTCTTTATTTCTGATCATGCAAGTTACTTTTTATCTAATATGGGTTACCATATTGAGGTTGAGTCCAAAGTGGAAACTTTGAGTGTTTATTGGAGTTGGTTTTTTTCTTTTGTATTCAAGTTGGTGCTAAATTTCTATggtttaattttcattttatgaATGTGCTAATGGCCTAAAGCCTAATTATGGGAAATACAAATTATTCACATATTTAACCATGTAGTCCTCGTCATGAGGATTATAGGAAATGATCCAATTTTAACTTCATACCGAAATAATCATAAATTACAAAATATATCATCTccaattttaaaacatataatcTCTAGTTTAAACCCAACGTTATTTAAATGTTTTGTCTACTCTTAAattccaaatatttattatatattcaTTGCTTGtaaacttttatgtttcaacgagttttgtttaactttttgttacatcttaataaaaaaaaaccaaaTGTTTTCTTGAAGTTTCCGATTTGTTCATCCGATTGTGGATATATACTTTTTATTTGACAAAATGCTAGTCTGAATCAAAATTTATTCGGTCTAAGATGCCCAAAAAATGGCCACAGATGTCTAAACATATTTTAATATACAACAATAGTACATCGCCGATTTAAacgtattttaaattaattaaaaagaaatttcatTGTCAAAAATAGAATGATGTTTTAGCTAGCTAAAAAGCAAACCCAACTACTAAGGTATGAAAAAACCGTTGTCAATTCAAATCAAAAACTACCATAGTGAAAAACATTTGGTATGGAATACTCAATTGGCCTCTTTTCATGTATAAGTTTAAGTCATTAAACGTATTAAAAgttaaaataattaatattttttatagcTTTTTCCTTGACGGACGCTTAAGTCAATTAAAATGTGTTTGTTTTTTGcatataaaaataacatataatgTTCTTGCTTCAGTCAAAGTTACCATAATCTTAAACATACGCTTAATTGGGGCTTTCTGGAGGAAAAAACAGCTCTTAATTTGGTTTGTGGAACACATTTGCATCTTTTATATATGGGAAATTTCTTATAACTTTTTTATAGCTAAAATTCTGAAAATGTGAGCGTTATATTTAGAACCATGTTTCATAGGGACAGTTAAACAAAAGCAAATAGGGACATGTAAACCTTCGCATATTATCTTTTGGCTTAAATGATTAAAAAGTAAATATATGACTTTTCAGCCCGCTAGGAAAATGGATCATGGCCCAATTCGCCGAAGGAGATGCATCATAATCAACTATTATGAGGTCATTTTCAATATTATTTCAACACAAGCTGCATATATGGTTATAAAgtttattatgaaaaaaaatatatttatatataacatCGATATATATTGGTAAAAaagtttattaataattttttctTTAAAACTAATACCTACAGtataacatatatttttttttataaactcaCAGTGGAATAGATAGATACAGAGGAAGTTTTTACATCATTTTCTTTTATCGGGTACACAAAATAGTGAAATACACCCTATATTGAAGAACACATATAGTAAATTGAATTGGTAGACAAAATTTCGAAGTATGAAAATACAGACAATATATTTGATAATTAAGTTGTGATGTTCAAGAGCAACTAAGAAGTTGAGCCTTGACATACAAAACACTACAACCGACGAAGAAACCGGTAGCGACGGTGGATAGTCGTGGAATCAATGACTTACCAAGAGGCCGCCAGACAAATAAAAGTGTCAAGAAATGGACTCGATTAGACACCGGagtaaattttttgaaaataaagtaATCTAACAACTTGATTTGACAACGAAGAGAATTTTCTGAACATAAAGTAATCTAACAAAAAGGTATTTAGGTTTTTTTGATGGATGGTTTTCGGTTAGTAGAGATACTtatagatttttcaaaattttcaatatcCCTCGCAAGAATCCGATAACGAATTTCAGAAACTGTAGTTTGTCTTTAAACGTGTTTCTCGTTTGTATTTGCCCCCATGAAGCTTGGATTTCAATTCAACCTTCTTTGTAAAGTGATGTTCCTAttaaaaatctcaacaaaaatcaaACTTTAGTTTTGAAATCGATTTCGAAATTGATGGTAAACGCTGACTTTTATGGTCAAAATTATCATTTTGTATCAATTTTGATGAATTTCATTAGGCTTCAAgattaataaatgtatatatggtTCTCTTTTACGAACATGGGATGCTAAAATCGAATATTTTTACCACAACAATCAAAAAGTATCTATAAATTAGAAATCTTTCTGTATGAAATAGCATAAAAATCATAGTTATTGAGTTTTTGTGCTTATTTCAGTGTTAATAAGAAAATacgaaaaaaaatgtaaaaaaatataGTATAATTGACAAAATAAAGATAGAATATTGCTTTTTTTAATGATTGGGGTAACTgcaaaaaataacattttacttTCAAGTACGTTGACATATATGAAGCTATTTTTGAATTTGCATCATACTTGAAACTATGTTGCtattaaaattgttattttcagcaATGATGTTTTTTTTAACTTGTTTTGACACCATATCAGATATTACATAAGTTTTTTTTAGTCAAAAaagtttccaaaaaaaattatacatcGAATGCAAATTGGTATTTctaatgtcccaaaaatcattCATAAACCATACGCCATACAAAACATTGTCTCTAACACATAGTCATAAAAATCGGAGTATCCAAAAACATCTCTTAACATAAATTCATTATGATATGTACAATCTCGCATTCGCCTTGCCCCATCATCTGATGTATCTGAAACCATGAAATCAACATCTGTAAGACAAAATTTGTTAATTCCCCCCAAATACCCCACAAAGCAAAATACATACAATGCACGCAAACAAGGCCTACAACACAAGGTTGGACCGTCACCGAGCCTTCAGCTAAAAACCGGACTGCTCTCGAGCCTACATAATAAGTTGGACCAATTCCTTGGGCCTAAAGTATTACTGGATCTCCCCCTTTTGCCTACAATATCAACTAGACCGCCtgagtatcttggccttcaacacaaaacaGGGCCGCCTCAATCAAACCACAATATGTCGGCATATGCATATAAACAAATAACCAACTAGCACATGAAATCTTACAAATCTACCAAGCTAATAGATCtttataacatagcaacatcctatacacaaggatacataacaAAATCTAGTAtgccgacattggtgtcttcgacccatgagtacaatgaagaaaactcacctcaaagccCAAAAGATAGCTGAACTGATCACTGCTGCAAATACCGGCTCTACAGGTCACATATACATCAAACAAGGACCAAGTCTCAATCCACTATTCAAAATACCCTAAaagacctaaagtcaaacttggtcaaagtcaacggtcattGTCAACTTTCTATTGACATATGCACATAAACAAATAACCAACTACCACATGCCATACgcataatcacatataaacatatcgtgGGCCCGCCCCTTTATcaagccccgcccgacatcaaacAATGTCCGCCATcaagccccgcccggcatcggacagAGTCCGATATCGGGGGTCAGGCtttgttatttatttacttatgttaCTTAATTTCAAACGGAATGCTATaattcttccccacttaaattagatttcgtcctcgaaatcattccttaccattcttGACACACCCAACAACTTGAGCAATACGACCACAACCCCGAGCATACCATAGTCTTCCCAGGTCAACCAAAACCAACCCTCACAGGGCTCTACAACCTGAAGGTGAATGAATTCCTTCCAACATAATCACATTTACTCATTCTGAAATCTGAAATATCGAGATGGTATGACTCCCTGACTAACGCCCATACTGAACCAAAGTTGAATCCATCCCATAAATTTCCTAACTGACTACTCAGCTTCTGATATAAGGGATTTGCTGTTGGAAACATAATCACCGATAAACTATCCTTGCAGATCACTTATACCTGATAAgagactcagataatccttcgagtagaagacccatctctgcaacggttagactcagatgagagctgcacaacagggtcaaatcaattactctgagattatttagtCCAATTGCAAGTGACTTGGAACTTTCGATCAACAAGCTACTACACACACATGAATCCCCAAGTTACTACTATTTCCCGAAGCATCACGTTGCCTCCTATCTTCTTTCCAAAGGCAACCGAGACCTTCCTAGTCCCCAACTTATTTGGAATACTGAATTCTTGCCCAGTTGTTGAGCCAAGAGTAACCTCACAGTCTCCCCACGCGACTTCCGAGGAGGACTTCGGCTATTGAAATCTTCCCCAACCATATTGCCACTCATGGCTCCATTATTCATTTTGATCTTCCCCGTCATAACGGTCTGACTACCTGTCGCCATCGAATCTAATACGAAAAGTGAATGCTACCAGAACCATCATAGTCTTACATCGTGCTTGGTCTCCAACGACCTTCCGTTTCTCGAATCCGACCATACTGTGGCCTACTCACATTCGTGCGGAAGACTCGCCCTGGCCTAAATCATCTGAAGGAATCTATGAGTGAATCACCAATATGTCATATTCTCACTATCGAATAGGGGTCGATGAATGCTATGGACCACCCCGCAGTCTTATACTACTCCCAtactaactgaccactagtgaatgctacgggtcaCCCTATAGTATTACTATACCACTATACTAACGGAGAACTaacgaatgctacgggccacccccgcagtcttacaacgtTTCTACTCTATCTTCCAATTAGTTAATGCTACAGGCCACCCTGCAGTCTTACCACATTCCCCACGCTATCTGGTCGTTGATGAATGTTACGGCTATCCCGCAGTCTTATAAAAACTTTCATGCTAtctgtgaaacatcccaaaaataccacccaaaattttttatttgaaaaaataattaaaaccATAATATACAAATGTCATATAACAAACCACGAAGCATGTGTGTCAAAATATCATATCAAGATAGATCTAATCAAAAACCGTGTCAAAtatgtcaaaatatcagagtgaaCTCCCAAGCTAactgaaactgtggtgtgtgccatgtcaTCATCCCAAGCTTTTtcccttactagcggaagtacctgaaacaaaactgaaactgtaagcacgaagcttagtgagctcccccccaaactaccacataccatacaataacacataaagcacatattgggccttgcccactgcatcggaccgaagtccagaaattgcatcggaccgaagtctagaaactgcatcgtaccgaagtccgaaaactacccagggcctcgccctctgcatcggaccgaagtccggaaactacatcggaccgaagtccggaactaaccagggccttgccctctgcatcggatcgaagtccggaaattgcatcagaccgaagtagtAACACCTCTTTCCTGGTATGCCTTTTTATTCAAACTATCttgtgtttttctctgggactcgatgagttggaggatcaactcgtcgagtaggggcgtTTCGCATGGACATTTTAAGTGATCGAATCGACGAGTCAGGagactgactcagcgagtaggtgttggacgagtgaaacccaaaatatgAGGGTTTGCTCCCTATATAAACGccttaactcagcctcccttgtccctaacactctcctagatgtaagtccccaaaaatgtctgtgtatcaatcagatccgtttgatggtgcggaatccaaatcaaacggatgatgccagatcacaataagaagaaaaggagaagaagaagaagaagatgaatcttgtatgtattgatatgaatgaagatccggatacaagttttcacacacactaacacacacacacacacacactcttttctctctctctagaacaccttcaaatgcacacacttaatcTCCTCTAGTGTTCATCAATCGTTCCTCActcccctcacccctatatatacacacgggaaacatgggccgtaaacagggtttacggtcgtaaacctgtttacggccgtaaacacctatatgatattacataaaaatacaatttcctagaaaaacaaagtataaaccatatttttgacccaacaatctcccccttggtttatagctttcttttcttttcttaaatgacccaacaagctcccctaaaaagtaaatggcttttcttgttaatcttcaatgggaacttggctttgaacgcacgtcgggtgaggaggctagatgtactgattcttgaaagatagcgctttcagcttgagaatctttagagagaacatcagagagaactaatCTTCGGgatcatctcagtagtgagtgtagtgaatcgctgcaactgagtttcaagggtttctccagggataaaatcgaaaaagttgaaattttgtcttaacatatcttgacgactctctttcatatttCAACTCCCTCGTAAACTTAAAAAAGAATAACTatttaaaagcacaactagaacttaaaagtcatacttaaatttaaaaatgtcctttgattataaacctcaaaaatcaaccttaaaagtcaaatttaaaaagtaaaactcaaaagtcaaacatgaaaagtcaaaccgaaaagctaaatttgaaaatttaaaaaaaaaaaaccaaagtttaaagtcaaaggtcaaacttggaagtcaaagtcaaaatttaaagtcaaaagttaaaaataaaagtaaaaaattaaaatataattttatttattaattttaatttaatttatattatttatttatttattattattatttttaattttggatgaaaaaagaatttaaaattaaaaggaattgagTTTTAAGGGTTAAAAGGGTTAGGAAATGAAAGTTGGAATCGACAGGGATGGGTTAAGTTCAAAAATTCGAAGTTAGATCACAAGATATTGCCTTGCTGAGTTGGTTAAGTCTGCTGCCTTGTGAACTAGAGGTCCCGGGTTCGAACCCCGGCAACCCCCAAATGCGCTTCTATTTTTACTGAAGCGCTGATGCAAGCTGGCTGCTGACCGAGAACACTTCTGAAGCGGCGACCGCAAACTCCGACGACTCGAACTGGAGACCACAAACTCCGACGACCGTGAACTCTCGGGAACCCTAGCCGCAAACGCGAACCccgccgccggccgtgaactgtttccgccagtaagctccggccgaaacCCTTCaagattacgtgaaaaacaacgatttttcaactttgaagttccaaaactcgatcaaaaactcctttttatgaaaaatacgaagaacaaaccccctttatttttgcgagatctatccaaaaacgcaaaaatatttcgaaaataagatcaaacgTGCAAGTTTCCCTGCATGTGGCTCGTCCGTGCTTTTCTATTCCGCTTTGCCgcctattatattaatatagtcCCGTTCGGTCTGCCTTTATTCATCTATACCAGCTGCCACGCACGAGCCCATAGAAAGGATTTCAGCGCCCCTCTCTAGATAAGAAGCAGAACGCGCCATCACCTACAGCCCTTTCCTCTGCCGGGGACTTCCACGAAATGAAAACGGGCGGCATCGCCGTATGCTCCACTTTTTTTGCCCTGGTTTATATCCTGGAGTACTCCTATGGCCGATCTATCACCCAACCTACTTAAACAACCTAAAGGCTTGGTCCCGTCCCGTTTGGAGAATGACCCCTTATGGCACGGCTTAGTCAGTTATTCTTGCAGTTCAGATAAGATTCGGACCGCCACTTCTCTGAAAACATGGTTCTTGCCCCCCTCTCTCCTCCCCCCTTTGAGCTCGTCCATTCGTTGGGTGATCCCTGCTGCCTTGAAAGCCTATTCCGATGGCGAGCAGTTACGATGGCTCCTTCCTAAATAAGTTATCTAAAAGTCAGTCTTTCTTTTTGTTTTCAACGATCTAGTGCTTGGTCCTTCACCTTTATGAGTAGGACTGACTCCCTTACATAGGTCTTATGTTCAGTACTTCGTATCAGGTTCTATCTATGGGACCTTAACGATAATTTTTTTGTTGTTTCTGAAAAAACCTAAGAGGTCCGTGATTGACCCTGTATTCAGCACATGAGTTAGCGTTACTGTGTATTTAGTGGAAGCAGATAGTTAGGGACTGACCTGGTACCACTTTGAGTTACTGCCCCGAAGTACTAGACCAGCTCCTGTTGAAGAATAAGGCTTTTGAGCTGCCTGAGCATTGAATTTGGAACACAGGCCAAACGAAGTCGTACTGAGGACCCTAAGTAGTACTGTCAAAACATCCGTACGTACAACATCCCCTTTCAAATTGCTGGACCTGTAGCTTGAAGACGAGGGGCGGTGTGGTGTAAGGGTTATGGCGAGTCAAGCAATGATCGGAGAGGGAAGCTTATAGGCTAGCTAGGTTTTCTTTTTCACTGGCTTATGGTCTAAGGGTACCCTTTCCGCCTAACCATTGTTTAGAAAGTAAAAACAAGaattcttaaattgtttagactcaaCTTTGTTCTTCGATTTCACTTTGTCTTCGTTTAGTCCAGTTCAAAGTTTAGTGCAGCCATAAGACAATGGCATTTTCTTAGCTAAAGGTAGATCAGAAAACGAAAACTTTTACAAAAGCCCGTATTTCGCGACTGTAACAAATGCTTATCCGGTGCAAATCATTTATCCTACGCACGACGTCCATGACTAGGACAAAAAAAGACGAATGGAATCCTTGGCTTTTGCCTCTATGGCCATCCAACCCTCTCAAGAAGACCATTAGTTAGAGTACTTTCTTTCTTTGTAGTTATCAGGCATGTGAAGATACAATCAACTTAGAAGGAAAGTTGTTGTTGCTCAACTTTAGAGCACCATCTCACCATGTCATAAGCTTTCCAGATGTCAGTCCAGTGCCAATTCAAAAGAAATGCTCTTGGCCGATTAGTTGGCTTAAAACGGCCGATATGAGCtgagatcaaataatgccccaaaatagagtttacggcccaagaactcggtgtttacggccgtaagcttggaccgtaaacaccaattattcagattccaaacgaaacaataaaaccttttgactgatacaacttggctctgataccaattgtaagtccctaatttgcccgtgtatcagtcagatccgtttgatggtgcggaatcccgatcaaacggatgatgtcagatcaaatagaagagaaggagaagaagaataatatgaatctgtagtggtgttgattatgatggcatgtgcggaattagaaagatctagtgattcatcatacaaattcaagaacacaaggagtaaataattctctgtaagctcttattagatctagaaagattatacaaatgggtcttgTATACAATCaatctctctagtctaacactccaaaatggaatcttttcataatgggagtcactcacttcctatttataggaaagactcaacccatttacacatacaaagaggaaagcctaaaacattacatccaagcatgactttgcaccctaacagaaTCTTTGTATATATTGATATGAACTATGATCcgaatacaaaagattcacacacacataaaagctcctgtttctctctggccgtaatctctctagtgttcatcaatcattactcctcaccctaacacctctatttatacttgaatatgggccggacacacatgggccgtaaatgagtttacggccgtaaggtgtttacggccgtaaactcagccgtaaactagaccataaaatcataaactattacacaaaaatataattgcccagaaaagtaaagtataaaccatattttgacccaacaaattctttaatatgttttttatattttaaaaaatttattgttGGTAATTTATAATTTAATCTATTTCATTATTGGTATCACAAAATTCAATTAGTTTGATTTTGTTCTTATTGCTTCTCCGAAGACTAAAGAAGAAATTATGACAAATATATTTTTACCAAGGGGTCGACGAAATCACAATTTTGAtggtttttgtatttttttttcaagattaaatataaaaaagatttaaaaatATTGTACAGAGATTATGCGTATTGTAGATTTTAATATTGTTGGTATGGGGTTGAGGAGTTCTCAGTTTTTGAAAAACCAAATATAAAAACTCTTCAAATGTTTCGtcatgtattttttttcaagATTAGTCAAATTAGATATTAAGATTAGATATTAACAAGAAGTCATAGAAATATAGATTTTACTTAATTTTATGCTGGGTTGTAAGAAACTTTTATTTCTATGAAAAAAGGAAATcgttaaaacaaattttttttttatacgtATGAGGTCGTTCGTACTGTATTATTACACTCTTTGACACAGCAGTAATGGACGCACCACCACGATCACCACCACTCTTGTAACAAATTAATATAAGACAAACAGCCCGGTGCAAGGTGATTTTACATCATTTGAATTGTTTAAAGAAAGCCTAGTGATAGCATTCAGAGCAGCTGacatgaattccatcttcttCACCAGCGGTAACTTTGCTCGACTTGCAGTGAAGAACAACACCAGGAAAATGGGGGAAACAAAGAACAAATTCCGTGTGTTAATGGTAAGTATTTAGTTCACAGTAAGTATTCAATACATAGGAATATAAAAATGTGGAAAACAGAGAGCCTATAGTAATGATATCGAGCTCTTTTGTTTGTATAATTCCAATGCTGTTTATTTTTATCGTCGTAGACCTGTAGTAATGATATCGAGCTATTTTCTTTAATGGTCATAGACCCTAGGGGAATTTGATTGCCTTTTCTTATCATTTATCGATCTTTTCAAAATTACTCATCTTATTCTTTAATGTATATTATCATTTACAAAAGTgctttgaaaatgtgaaaaatagaGCCTCTGTTAACGATATAgatctattttatttatatagtTCCAATGTGTATTGTCTAGACCCTTGGTAATTTGATTGCTTCTTCTTATCTTCTTTATCATTTATAAATCTGTGGGAAGTGCTTCGATCCCTTCAAAACTACTGATATTTAAGGCTTAAACCCTTGTCAACGACTTACTTGCTGACTACATTCATTTTTATCAGCCGGATAAACAATTCATGACCACACCACGTTGTCTGGATGCCTCGAAGTTGCTTAACATGGTATCCCAACAGGAATACCTGAACAAGGTCGAGAGAAGTGGGAACTATTTGATGGGGTCGTTAACCAAGAACTTGGGAGTGCATCATCAGGTTGTGGGCATAAGATCAGTTGGTCTTGTTGCTACTATTCAGCTGAAGGTGAATGCGCATCCACTGATCATTTCATGTCAACAGTTGGGACTTCAATTGGACTTTGGGGGAATACCCAACACCATTCGGATCATGCCACCTTGTGCTAAATTTTTgtgttttaattttcattttatgaATGTGCTAATGGCCTAACACCTAATTATGGGAAATACAAATTATTCACATACTTAACCATGTAGTCCTGGTCATGAGGATTATAGGAAATGATCCAATTTTAACTTCATACCGAAATAACCATAAACTACAAAAtatatcaataccaaaataaccaTAAATTACAAAATATATCATCTCCAATTTTAAAACATATGATGTCTACTTTAAACCCAacgttttttaaatgttttgtctCTTAAATCCCAAATGTGCATTATATATTGATTGCTTGTAATCTTTTATTTTTCAACGATTTTCGTTAAAGTTTTTGTtgcattttaatttaaaaaaacacgaaatgttttcttcaagtttccgATTTGGTCATCCGATTGTGGATATATACTTTTTATTTGACAAAAAGCTTAGTCTAAATCAAAAAAATTTCGATCTAAGATGCCCTATatcggaaaaaatgaaaaactttTGTAGAATCAAAAAATGGCCATAGATGTGTAAATTTCGGTCATTTTTATGATTATCCTTCAATTTTTATCAACATTTGCAAAGTTATATTTGTATAATAATATACAATAATACATGGCC includes these proteins:
- the LOC128134087 gene encoding acetylornithine aminotransferase, chloroplastic/mitochondrial-like, giving the protein MNSIFFTGGNFARLAVKNNTRKMGETKNKFRVLMVKICNRFKFKLIVMFFLFGKAKAELDFTYSGGFPRFKQSFVSSDPISESQDLFKDMISSASFARGGMLYNSPLSDEAMMFTGACSRLLRFPSPPQLSATYVQCGLGCSGSLWAHTTLGVEPDAMLIGFGDDIGISVIVVNDLLADYIHFYQPDKQFMPTPRCLDASKLLNMVSQQEYLNKVERSGNYLMGSLTKNLEMHHQVVGIRSVGLVATIQLKVNAHSLIIACQQLGLQLDFGGIPNSIRMMPPAEVTD